In Pseudoxanthomonas sp. SE1, the genomic stretch TTGTGCTCGACCAACGCCTTCTCAAGCGCATGAAGGTCGATTCCCTCACGCGGATCGGTGGCCACTTCAATTGCATGTAGGCCCAAACGTTCCAGTGCTTGTAGGCACGCATAGAAGCAAGGCGACTCGACGACGACCGCATCGCCCGGTGCGCAGACGGCCGAGAGACACAGGTTCAGCGCCTCCATCGCGCCATTGGTGATCACGATGCCGGCAGGATCTACCGTGGCCCCACCGAGCATGTAACGCAGCGCGATCTGGCGACGAAGCTCGAAGTTGCCCGGCGTCAGGTCGTCGACCGTGCTCCATGGGTCCATGTGAGTGGCCACCAGCGCGAGCGCCCTGCCGAGGCGCGGCAGCGGATAGAACAAGGGACTGGGAAAGGCCGATCCCAGTGGCACGACATCGCGCGAACCTACCGATCGCAGGATGTCGAACACCAGACTGCTGATCTCGACCGGGCGCGCCTGTCCATCGGGGGAGGAGTGGCGCTGTGGCTCCATCGGGTGCTGCCGCGGCGCCTGGGCGACGTAGTAGCCCGAGCGCGGGCGCGACTCGATCAAGCCCTGTGACTCCAGCAGGTAGTACGCCTCGAAGACCGTAGCAGGGCTGACGTCGCGGCTGGCGCTGGCGCGTCGCACGGAGGGCAAACGATCGCCGGGGGCAAGCAGCCCCTGGCGGATGGAAAACGCTATGTCCCGTGCCAACGCCTCATAGCGCTTCAGCGTCCGGCCCGGTGCGGGCTGCCAAGCCGTAGGCGCTGACTCATCTGATCTGGTTTTTCTCACAAAATCTGAGCCTGACGGTTCTGATCTGGTTTCCACAGACTAGCACCCGGACCAATCCGTACCCCCCAAAGCGCCATGAACCCCACCGTCGAACTCAACCTGACCCTGATCCTGTTCCTTCCTTGGCTGCTGATCCTAGGGTGGGTTTATGCGGTCTTCCCCAAGTCGCATCGCGGCCGGGCAAGACGCGTGTTCGATGCCATTGCCCTTGCTGCCTCATTGGCCGCTTTTCTCGCCAGCGTGTACTGGTCTTTCATCCATGCCGATCCCTTCTACGGTCGGATGTGGAAGCAGATTCTGGCTACCGCGCTTTCTTATGGCGTCTTCCTTGCCGTCCTTGGAGCGGCGTTCACGATTCGAACCTACTGGTTCGCACGTACACGCTCGCAAGCCGCGTTCTGAGGCGCCTAACCCTCATCACTCTGTTTGGTCACCATGAAAACGCTCGTCATCATCGGATTCTTTGTCCTGATCCTCTACAACCTAGGCGCGGGCATGTACTACATGCTTACCGACAAAGGAAACTCAAAGCGAACAGTTCATGCACTGACACGCCGAGTGGCATTCTCAGTGCTTCTTATCCTTCTCGTCTGTATTGGCATTGCTACAGGAATCATTGAGCCCCATGGCATACCGGCCTAGGCATTCGCGATTGGCGCCAGGTATTCGAAGATCCGATGTCTGCTATGGGTCTTGGATTCAACCGATCGACGCAACAGTTTGTCGATATCGCTCTGCCGGTGTTTCGTAGCCGAGCGTCTTGCGTGGCCGTTCGTTGAGCTGACGCGCCACGGCATCCAGTCTGGCCTGCGAGATATCCGCCAGACTGATGCCCTTGGGGAAGTACTGCCGTAGCAGGCCGTTGGTGTTCTCGTTCGTGCCGCGTTGCCAAGGATGGTGCGGGTCGCAGAAGTAGACCTGGATATCGGTGGCCAAAGTGAAGCGGCGGTGCGCCGCCATTTCCTTGCCTCGATCCCAGGTTAGTGATCGGTAGAGCTGCTTCGGCAAGCGGCGTGCGTTCTTGATCAGCGCGTTGACCACGGTTTCGGTGTCTTTGCCGGCCACCTTCACCAGCATCAGATAGCGTGTCTGTCGCTCCACCAGCGTAGCGATCTGACTGTTCCGGTCACCGAACAGCAGGTCGCCTTCCCAGTGCCCCGGCACGGCCCGATCTTCGGCATTGGCCGCCCGCTCACTGATCGAGACGGTGTCGGTAATCCGGCCGTGGTTCTCTGTCTTCTGGGTGTCATGTCGTGAACGACGCATCGCCCGCGTGCGCCTCAAGTGCGCGAGCAGCTCCTGTTTCAAGGCTCCGCGCGACTGGATGTAGAGCGTGCGATAGATCGTCTCGTGGGACACCTGGCGGCTCGCATCATCGGGATAGGTGCGTTTGAGCCAGCCGGCCACCTGCTCAGGCGACCACTGCCGCTGAATCTTCTCTGCCACGCGAGCGGCCAAGGCTCGATGCAGCGCCAGCTTACAGGGCTTGGGACGCCGCGCCCGGTCCCAAGCAGCCCGGTCGGCCTGGCTGGCGCGGTAGCCTTCAGCGCCTTCGTTGCGACCGATCTCGCGGCTGATCGTGGATGGCGCCCGCTCGAGTAACGCAGCGATCATGCGGATCGATCGTCCCGCCGCCAAGCCGCGGGAGATCTCCTCGCGCTCAGCCAGGCTCAGCGCCCTTGGAGATCTTCGCCTCATCGGCGGACGAATGCCGCCGTGCTCGGCCAGGATGTTCCGGACGGAGCTGTGGTGCCGGTCAAACAGGGACGCGATCTGGTGCAGCGACTCGCCCTGCTGCCAGCGATCCCACATCAGTGCCTTCTGGGTGTCGGTGTAATAGGTCCTCTTCCTGCGCTTCATCCGCAACACTCCTGCTCCCTATGCAGCTATCCGTGTGTTGCGTCGATCATATGAATCCGCGGTCGAAGGCGGACATCCGGGGCTCACGGGACGTTAGCCTGGAGTGACTCAATTTTTGCCTGCACTCGCTCAAGAATCCGTCTAACTTGCTCGGCGCGCACATATCTCGGAGCTTCAGGCTGCTTTCCCAGATCGATCAAAAGCTTCCAGGCCGCATCGTAGTCTTCCGGCGGCACGCCCGCTGCCGCGCACAACTCTTCGAACGGGCTGCTTCTCCCAGAGAAGGCCACGATTTCCAGGCACCTCGCGTTTCTATTGAGAACCACCTCGTGTTGACGGCTCGCGATCTTCCAGATTGCCTCTGCCTCAACGCCGTTGCGGACCCGATAGTCCTCAGCCGCTCGCCGGAATTCCTCAGATGCCCAAAGCGCGGGAATGCTGACGACCACTTCGTCCATATCAGGCTCGCATCGAAAGATGGCAGCGGTCACCGCGCCCTCCCGCTCAACCCCCTTAAATGTATCTGCGAAATCCGCATCCAGCGTCCAACTTGCAATGCCATCGGGAACGAAGCCATCAGGTGCTAACAACCGAGAAAAGTCGCCAATGTAGAGAAATCGCTTTCTAAAGCACGGCGCAGAGACCGTTCGAAACTGCGTAGGCAAGCTATCCGCTTCTCTCAGCAGATTCTTTGCGCGCTTGATGCGCTCTGCTTGGTCTTCGCGCCATCCTCGCTGCCAAGCCCCTAAAGCTTCGAAGAAGGAGTCTGAGAACATCTGAATCTCCCATGGAATGCCTGGTGCCGGTCCGTCCAGAAGACTGGCATCCCGTCTTTCAGGCGCTTAGCCCGATGTCCGCATTCAGCCAGAAGCGGATGCCACTCCCTTCACCCCTAGCAGCTGAGCTAAGCCGACCGTTAAGAACCGTCGGCTCGGGCGAACACGCAGGCACTTAAATGCTTGGCCTCACAGCTTGCAGGATCTGGTTGGGCGATCCGCCGAACATCTTGATTTGCTCCCGTGCCCTCGGTCCGATTGTGACCCTCGGATTCTCACGAACCTCGAGCAGGTCAACAGCTGTGTGAAACGCAACCTTGATCAACCGAACATCGTGTTGATCCAAGGAGTTGAGGAAGGCCTCCGGCTGTCGGTCTTGTGTGTCGTGCAAGTAGAAGACATCAAGGGTGATTTGATTGAACCTGGCCAAGAACCCACACATGACCGCAGAACAACTCTCGCAAGGAATCCTCTCGGTTATTAGGGAAAGTCTTCCAGTATCCGGAACCCTCCGGTAATCCCCCCATTTTTAGCAGTCGCCAAAAGTGGAGCTATGCGGCCATCGCCAGCCTCATGGCTGGTGTGATGCCGCCGAGCGCCATGTTCGGGCGCTCATGGTTGTAAGTCCATAGCCAGCGCGTGGCCTTGTCCTGCACCTGCTCGATGGTGTCGAACAGGGTACGGGCCAGCCAGGCGTAGCGGACCGTGCGGTTGTAACGTTCAACGTAGGCGTTCTGCTGTGGCTTGCCCGGCTGGATGTGCTCGATCCGGATGCCGTTGCGTTCCGCCCACGCCAGCAGTGCCCCGCTGATGTATTCAGGTCCGTTATCGCAGCGAATGACACGCGGCTTGCCACGCCATTCGATGATCTGTTCCAACGATCGGATCACCCGGGCAGAGGGCAGCGACAAGTCCACCTCGATGGCCAGCCCCTCGCGATTGAAGTCGTCCAGGACGTTGAACAACCGGAAGCTGCGGCCATCGGCCAGCTGGTCGTGCATGAAGTCCATCGACCAGATCTGGTTGATCGACTCCGGCACGGCCAGCGCCTCGGGCCTCTCGCGCACAAGTCGCTTCCTTGGCTTGATCCGCAGATTCAATTCCAACTCCCGGTAGATGCGGTACACCCGCTTGTGGTTCCAGCCCAGGCCCTTCACGTTGCGCAGGTACAGGAAGCAAAGACCGAAGCCCCAGTCGCGATACGTCGTCGTCAATCGCACCAGCCAGTCCGCGATCCGGGCGTTCTCGTCCGAAGCCTTGGCCTGGTACCGGTAGCAGGTCTGACTCACCTCGAATGTCCGGCAGGCGTGCTGGATGTTCGTGCGTCCGCCTTCGACCGTTGTTCGGGCCATCTCCCGGCGTTGAGATGGCCTCACCATTTTTTTGACAGCGCCTCCTTCAGCAGGTCGGCGCTGAGCTGGGCGTCGGCGTACATCTTCTTCAGGCGCCGGTTCTCTTCCTCCAGCTCCTTCATCCGCGCGACCATGGACACCTCCATGCCGCCGAACTTGCTGCGCCACTTGTAGAACGTCGCCGAGCTGATGCCGTGCTCGCGGCACAGCTCAGGCACGGGCGTACCGCCTTCGGCCTGCTTGAGCACGGCAATGATCTGGCTGTCGGTGAATCGGGACTTCTTCATGGAACCTCCTCGGGAAAGCGTACGAGAAAATTCCACTTCTGGTGTCAGCTAATCCGCGGGGGGATTACCCTCCCTTGTTCTATGGCGTTTCCAAGGAAGTTAAGCAGTAGGTATTCGGAGTCATGCGTTCTATCGTCTTCCAAAGCAGGAAATAAGGGAGGGAAGCTCGAAGCTTCGTCGCCGGCTTTGATGTGGGAGCGTATGCACTTTCCTTGAGGCTCTATCAATACGTAACTACCCTCAGAAGCGAGAACCTCTTTGAGATAGTCTTTCATATTAAAACTAGCCGCCACCCATTCCACTCCGTGCGAATGGTTCCCACTGGAAAGGATCAAGCAGCCAATGTTGCCTTCGATAATTCTATTGTTGGCTTTATCGAGCCTGCTGGCTCCCGAGTTGGCACGGTTGTGTGCAAGGTAGTTGTTTACGTCTCGAAATCGAAGCATCCGATTGACACAGTCAACCAAATGAGCAAGGTAGTACGGTTTATTGTTGTCCTGCACGGCACTCTCCTAAGTCGTCGGCAGCAGCCCAGACACCATTCGTCTCCCCAATGCGCCCTCAGATCTCCCTATCTGGCGTCGAAACAGCCGTTCTTGGCCCGTTCCGATGTCCGCTTCGGGTCGGAAGCGGACATCCCCGACCCTAGTCGGACTTCGGACGTCGGCCAGAGTCGAGCATCGGAGCTGAGTATCGTCCGGATTGAATGAGCCCTTAGGGTGCAGCAAGCCGCCCCCCCTAGGGCCGATCTCGGCGCGCTGAACCCGCAAGTCGCTAGACGATCTGCTCCCCGGCGTGCACAGTCCTCGTGCGCCGGCCTGGCATCGGATGCCTCCCTCGCGAGCCGCTCGGAGAGCTTCGTGTCCAACGCGCCACCGGGCTCGACGATCTTGACGACGATGCCCTGCGACAACAGCTCGCAAGACAAAGACTCTGACCTAGATTTCTTCGTCCAGGTCTATAGGTAGTAGTTCACCTAGAAGAGCCTGAGGAAGCATCAGATGCTCTTCTAGTGACTACCAGGGCAAGCGCCCCGTGCGAATCCTCCGCAGTAGCGGATTGCTAACTCGTCCTGGTCCAGCTCTCTGAGTTCTTCAATGTTGGGCGCATCTTTCATGAACTCCAGCAGCTGCTCCTTTGCCGTGTCCTTGTAGGTCGAGTAAGCGAACTCAAACCATTCAAGCTGCGTCTCGGGTCGCTCTTTCCTCGCGTTCCTGTCGAGGATGCTAAAGAACGTTTCAGGATGGGCGTTATATGCCTCTAATTCGGCGTCCGAGAGAGTGTCCCTATGTATGACAAGGTCACCTCCATGCTTGAAAACCAGGGCGGCTTCTTTGCTCTCCGGCAGAACTATCCCCGACTCCAACACGAATAGGCCCTCAGTGTCACCGACCGTGTATTCCTCGCCCACCACCCAACGTCTCTTAGCCGTACCAAAAGAGAATTGAGGAATCTCTCCGTCAAACGTAGAGGGAATCGAGTAAGCCTTGAAGCGATCCATCAATAGATAGAGAGGTGCATGCGCCCGCTTTGCCTTGAACGCTTCCTCTACAGTTCGGTAGCCCACTCCCACTCCGAACTCTGGTCGCTTAAAGCCCAAGGGAACAATCATTCTTCTGGGTGGCTTCGCCTGAATATTCAGATGAGCTGGAAAATTTGTCACGAAGATGAAAGCCTTGGGTGTAGGCTGACCGTCAATCGTCATCGTTAGTTCGCACTCACGCACTGCTGAGGTGAGAACGTCCGCCACCGTCTCATCTAAAGTTTCATCACGAACATTGAGATCAACAAAAACGATCCGCTCCACATCGGCACTCTTCTTGAACGCCTTGTAAAGTTGATCGCGAATATTCGTGTGATCTTTGCCTGGAGATCGAGACTTAGCTTCCACCCAAAATTTCCGGCCTGAAACAGGCTCAACGGCATAAAATTCACAATGAGTTGAGCTTGCGTCGCCCTCATCTTCTAGCTCTAGCTTCAGACCAGCGAGGATGCAGGTAGCCGCAACGCATGTCTCGTAATACGCTCCATGGAATTCAGACCTCAAGCGAAGTCGCCGAAGAAGCCGCCTCTTCAGCTCCGAGTTGTGCTGCAATAGATACAGGTTGTAGGCGAGCCCAAAGTAGGCAGAATGTGCACCCACGGACTTCATGGTCTTAATGCCTGAGGGAGCGGCAGGCGCCAGATCGAGTTGGCGGGCATACTCGGCGATCCACGAGAACAATGGATGACGTTCGTTCTCGGGCTTGGCTAGTTCTTTGTCTGCCCAGTGCTTTCCGAAGACGAGCTTTAGGTTCGTATCAAGGAAGTCCTCGAAGGTTTTCCAGGTCCCATAGCGCACGCTGTTCCCTACGCCCACAAATTGGACGTCACCTAGCTTCGCGCTGATGATTGGCTTGCCGTGACCTTGCTGGTGTCGGCGGCGGGCTTGTTCGGCATCGTGCCGCGCTTTGCCAGCTTGGAAACCCTTCTCCAGGATGTCGTTCCAGGGAGCCGGGAAGGCTCCGTGACAATGCTTGTACCGCTTGCCGCTGCCGCAAGAGCAAGGGTCGATCCTTCTCTGCTCGATCTCCGACATCTCACTTCCTCCGTCCTTGGCGCTGAGTTACCACAAATTTCCGAGAATTGTTACGTATTAGACCTGCAAGGCTTCGGCGGGCAGCTCACGAAAGCTGGCGCGGCAGTTTGGGCTTGCCCCCCTGTTGGAGGCTTTACGAATGCGACGGTCCTTCGCCGGAGCCGGCAGGCCGGATCGAGCCCCCGCCCCCCCCCTCGCCGCTTGACCCCGGTGACGCCTGCTTTCGAACAGAAGCGGATATCTACCGGCCTGAGCTGAGCCGTCCGGCGAACTGGGTTCGGCTCGGACTAACTTCTAGGCCTTAGGCGCGGTTGAGGGGACCACCATAGTTTGTGTTCCTCCAGCCACCATAGTTGGTGGGCTCCTTACAGACTTTGGCCTTTCGCTCACCAGTCTGGGCGCCGGCATCACGGGGTCGATATCCGGTTCCTCCGCGATCCTTGCCTGATCCTGCGACTGCCGTCCTTGCCCCGTTCCATCCCCCTGCGCGCTGCGTAGACTCGCTTTCATCCCCACCGCATGTCCCACAGGCGCTTCCCATGCCCGATACCGCCCCTGAGCTCGATGACCGCGTCCGCGAACTGGCCGGGCTGATTGAACGATCCACCGGCCAGGACGGCTTCCACACCACCGCGATCCCGGCGCTCAACTTCTCGCGGCTCAGCGCCCCGATGGCGCTGCCGATGCGCGGCGTGCAGGAAGCCGCGCTATGCCTGATCGTGCAGGGCGCCAAGCGCGCGATCCTGGCCGACGAGGTCTACGAGTACGACGCCAGCCGCTTCGTGGTGGCCTCGGTCGACCTGCCGGTGACCGGCCAGGTGACGGAAGCCTCCTCCGAGGCGCCCTACCTGTGCCTGGTGCTGAAGCTGTCCTCCGCCACCATCGCCGAGATGGTCACCGAGGCCGAGTCGGCGAAGACGCCACTTCCACCACCGTCGCGCGGCCTGTTCCTGCAGCCCAGCAGCATGGAGATGCTGGATGCGGCCATCCGCCTGGTGAAGCTGCTCGACACGCCGCACGACATCCCGCTGCTCGCACCGCTGGTCGAACGCGAGATCCTGTACCGCGTGCTGTGCAGTCCGCAGGGCGCGATGCTGCGCCACATCGGCATCGCCGACAGCCAGGGCCAGCGCGTGGCGAAGGCGATCCACTGGCTGCGCCAGCACTACGCCAAGCCCCTGCGCATCGACCACATCGCCCGCGAGGTGCACATGAGCGCCTCGGCGCTGCACCACCACTTCAAAGCCGTCACCGCGATGAGCCCGCTGCAGTACCAGAAGCAGTTGCGCCTGCAGGAAGCGCGTCGGCTGATGCTGAGCGAAGTGATGGATGCCGCCAGCGCCGGCCATCGCGTTGGCTATGAGAGCCCGTCGCAGTTCAGCCGCGAGTACAGCCGCATGTTCGGCGCGCCGCCGGTCCGCGATGTGGAGCGCCTGCGCAACCTCTGACGGGCGTGGAAACACGGGCTGAACGCCGCCTTTGCAGACCCGGCTCTGACGTTGCCGCGCCCGCAGAGCAGGCGCACACTCGAATGTGACACCTACCGAGGAACGGCCATGAAGACGCCTGCCCTGTTGCTCACCGCCATCGTCGCGCTGGCGACCGCCGTGCCCGGCATGGCACGCCAGAAGAACGTCACCGACCCCGACATTCCGCGCAGCCTGCCGGCCGAAGGGGGCGCTGTCAGCGTGAGCTGGACTGATCCCGCCGGGTTCAGCGAAATCAAGTACAGCGGCAACCGCTGGGAAGCCGAACGCGGCAGCTGGGTCACCGACCTGGCGAAGTACCTCCGCGATGAGGCCGGCCAACAGCTTGCCCGCGGCCAGACCCTGGACATCGTGATCACCGACATCGACCGTGCGGGCCGTTACGAGCCGACGGTGCGCCCCGGGATGGACGACATCCGCATCGTGAAGGACCTCTACCCCCCGCGCATGACGCTGAACTTCACCCTGAAAGGGGCAGACGGCCAGGTCGTGGCTGAGGGCGAACGCAAACTGGTCGATCATGGGTTCCTGATGGGCCCCAATCTCAACAACAACGACAACCTGCGCTACGAGAAGCGCCTGATCGACGATTGGCTGCGCAAGGAGTTCCGGAACGGCCAGGCCGTCACTTCCACGCCCTGACCCCGCACCATCGCATGTGGCCCCCGCATCGATCCGGTGCGGGGCCTTTCGGTTTCAGCCTTCCGGTTCGTGCGGGTACACGGCTGCCACATTGCATTGCACGCGCATACCCATGCGCGCCGACCGCCGCGGATCATCGGCGAACGCGAGCGCCGGATCCCCGGCATCGAAAAGGCTGCCACCACCGCTGTCCTGGGCGATCACGCGATCACCGGGATTACCGCAGATCAGGCCGATGCCCACGCCGGACCGGAAGACGATGGCCGGCGCCGAATCCAGATCGGGACACGTCTGCGCCAGCTCCACGCGGTAGTAGCGATGACCGCCGGAGCGGCGTGGCGAGAGTTCCACCAGCATGCCCTTGCTGTCCTCCGACCATGCACGCAGGTAGCGCGGGTTGAAACAGAAACTTGGCGAGCCCGCGAAACCCTTGCGCTGCGGTGCACGCACCTGCACGGTCTCCAGCGTCTTAACTTCGTCGTCCGCACGCCGGATGGACGCCTCGCGTGCCATCGCGGCGTAGGCACGCGCATCGATCCGCTCCACCCCGGCCACGGCACAGACCGAAGCACCAATGCGGACGAACTCGTCACCCGCACCACAGACCCAGCCCTCGTGGGCGAGCAGCACGGCGCTCGCTTCGCCTGCACCCGGGCAATCTCCGTCCAGCGTGATGCGGAAACGCTGGCCATCCTGTCCCTGCACCGCAAGCTGGCGGGACGAGGCCTGCCGCACTTCGGACATCTGGCGCGCATCGAGGCAGCCGGGGGCGGGCGGCACTCGCTGCGCCAGTGCAGGTATCGCCGCCATCAGGAGCAGCAGCGCCCACCCGGCCCGTGAACAAGACAAGCGCATCCGTGCCTACCTCCCTGAAACCGATCCGGATGGTAACCCAGGCTTGCAGCATGGCGATCGCGGCACCATATCGGGGCCATCTTCCCGCGGAGTGCCCATCATGACGACCTTCGACCTGTCGCCCCCCACCGACGCGCAACGCGAGCGCCTGATAGCGGACCTGAGCGACGAGGAGCGCCGCGTGCTGCTGAACCATGGGACGGAGGCGCCGTTCTGCGGCGTCTTCCTCGACAACAAGCAGGACGGCGTCTACACCTGTCGGCTGTGCGGGCTGCCGCTGTTCCGCTCCAGCGCGAAGTTCGACTCCGGCACCGGCTGGCCGAGCTTCTTCCAGCCCGTGGACGAAGCGCATGTCGGCCGTATCCGCGACAGCAGCTACGGCATGGTCCGTACCGAGATCGTCTGCGCGCGCTGCCACAGCCACCTGGGCCACGTGTTTCCCGATGGTCCGCCGCCGACCGGCGAGCGCCACTGCCTGAATTCGGCCTCGCTGGCGTTCACGCCCAATGGCGAAGCGTTGCCCGACCTGCTCCAGCGTGGTGGCGCGGAAGCGCAGCCCGCCGGCTAGCCGCCCGCTGCTGTCACAAGACCGGCACATGACGGCGGTAGCCTGACCGTCACCCAACCGTCTCCCGGCTGCCGCACGGGTGCAACACATGCCGCTGCCCGCCGATCCCGAAGCGCCTGCGTCGCCCTTTGCCGGACTGCCCGCCGCACTCTGGCTCTATCGTTTCGATGCCGAAGGCCGGGCACGGATACTGAATGCGGCGAAGTGCGGGCCCGACGCGCTGGATGCCTTCGCGGATGGCTGGCACTGGCTGCACCTGGACCTGAGCGACGCACGCAGCGCGCAGGTGGTCGCGATGCTGCCGATCCCGGACGACGCGCGCACCGCATTGGTGTCGCCCGATACCCACGTCAACCTGCAACTGGAAGACGATGCCGCGCACGGCGTATTCGTCGACTGGGTGCACCAGCGAGGCGTCGATCTCGCGGTCGAGGGCCAGCTGCGTGGCGACGATGGCATCGGCTGGCTGCACTTCGCCGCGACGCCGGGCCTGCTCGTCACCGCACGGCGGCAGGCACTGCGCTCGGTCGAGGCGGCACGCCGCGGCATGGCGGGCGGCATGCGCGCCGGTTCCCCGGTGCGCTTGCTGGAAGTGATCGCCGACCATTTCGCCGACACGGTGGAGCGCAGCAGCGACAGCCTTTCCGTGCGACTGGACCGGATCGAGGACCGCGTGCTGGCCGACAGCATCGGCGAAGAACGCCGCGACCTGGCGCAGCTGCGCCACCAGACGGTCCGCCTGCACCGCCCGCTCACCGCCATGCGGCGCGTGCTCAAGCAGTTCGAGCAGCGCCACCCCGCCGACGCCGAACACGAACTTCTGCCCGCCGTCTCGCGCCTCAACCAGCGCTTCGACGACCTCGATGGCGATGTAGGCACGCTGCAGGAACGCGCGCGCCTGCTGCAGGATGAAGTGGCCGCGAAGCTGGCCGAACGCACCAACCGCCATCTCTACGTGCTCTCGATGATCACGGCCTTGCTGCTGCCGCCCAGTCTGGTGGCCGGTATCTTCGGCATGAACCTGCCCGGTCTGCCGTTCGCGCACGGGACGCATGGCCTGGTGTTCGCGCTGCTGCTGGGCGCGGCCTCCAGCGTGGCGGTCTATCTGATGTTGCGGCGCATGGGCGTGGCGCGGTCGACCTGAGCACGCGCGGGAGGACCCGAAGCCCCGACACGCACGCCACCCGACACGATGAAGCATGTCCGGCACGCGCCGCATCGATGGGCAGAGCTCACCGGCGCCCACGTTTCTGCGGTCGGGGCTGAAGCCCCTCCTGCACGGGTATCCTAGCGGCCTGATGACGCTGCCTTTCCGTACCGCCACCCGCTATGTCACCCCGCTGCGCGAAGGCGGCTCGATGCCGGCCGTGGTCGAGGCCGACGACGACGGCCTTTATGTGCTCAAGTTCCGCGGTGCCGGCCAGGGACCCAAGGCGCTGGTGGCCGAACTGATCGCCGGCGGCCTGGCGAAAGCGCTGCAGTTGCCGATGCCGGACCTGGCACTGATGGAACTGGATGCCGACCTGGCGCGCACCGAAGGCGACCCGGAAATACAGGACCTGATCAAGGCCAGCGCCGGGCTCAACCTGGCCATGGACTACCTGCCCGGCGCGGTGAATTTCGATCCCGTGGCCGAACAACCGGATGCGGACCTCGCCTCGCGGATCGTGTGGTTCGATGCCTTCATCAGCAACGTGGACCGCACCGCACGCAACACCAACCTGCTGATGTGGCACCGGCGGCTGTACCTGATCGACCACGGGGCGTCGCTGTACTTCCATCATGGCTGGGACGGCGACGTGTCCGGCGCCGGCAAGCCGTTCCCGCTGATCCGCGACCACGTGCTGCTGCGCTGGGCCTCGCGCCTGGCGGACATCGATGCGGCCATGGCGGCGCACCTGCCGGATGCCGTGATGGCGGGAATCGTTGCCGAGGTCCCCGACGCCTGGCTGCAGGGACCGGACAGCTTCGGCGATCCGCCGGCACAGCGCGCGGCCTACACCGACTACCTGATCCGACGCCTGACACAGCGGGACGCGTTCGTGCAGGGGGCGATCCATGCGCGCGCATGACACCTACGACTATGCGGTGATCCGCGTGGTACCGCGCGTGGAACGCGAAGAGTTCGTCAACGTCGGCGTCATCCTGTCGTGCGAACGCGCGGGATTCCTGGAAGCGCGCATCGAACTGGACGAAGCCCGCCTGCAGGCCCTCGACGCCACGCTGGACATCGAGTCGCTGCGCCGCCACCTGGACACCATCC encodes the following:
- a CDS encoding DUF3016 domain-containing protein; protein product: MKTPALLLTAIVALATAVPGMARQKNVTDPDIPRSLPAEGGAVSVSWTDPAGFSEIKYSGNRWEAERGSWVTDLAKYLRDEAGQQLARGQTLDIVITDIDRAGRYEPTVRPGMDDIRIVKDLYPPRMTLNFTLKGADGQVVAEGERKLVDHGFLMGPNLNNNDNLRYEKRLIDDWLRKEFRNGQAVTSTP
- a CDS encoding DUF3037 domain-containing protein, with product MRAHDTYDYAVIRVVPRVEREEFVNVGVILSCERAGFLEARIELDEARLQALDATLDIESLRRHLDTIPAICRGGEAAAPIGLLPPRARFHWLTAKRSSIIQTSSVHMGRCGDLPATLEHLMDRMVRPPKATAPR
- a CDS encoding HipA family kinase; the protein is MTLPFRTATRYVTPLREGGSMPAVVEADDDGLYVLKFRGAGQGPKALVAELIAGGLAKALQLPMPDLALMELDADLARTEGDPEIQDLIKASAGLNLAMDYLPGAVNFDPVAEQPDADLASRIVWFDAFISNVDRTARNTNLLMWHRRLYLIDHGASLYFHHGWDGDVSGAGKPFPLIRDHVLLRWASRLADIDAAMAAHLPDAVMAGIVAEVPDAWLQGPDSFGDPPAQRAAYTDYLIRRLTQRDAFVQGAIHARA
- a CDS encoding CorA family divalent cation transporter, with product MPLPADPEAPASPFAGLPAALWLYRFDAEGRARILNAAKCGPDALDAFADGWHWLHLDLSDARSAQVVAMLPIPDDARTALVSPDTHVNLQLEDDAAHGVFVDWVHQRGVDLAVEGQLRGDDGIGWLHFAATPGLLVTARRQALRSVEAARRGMAGGMRAGSPVRLLEVIADHFADTVERSSDSLSVRLDRIEDRVLADSIGEERRDLAQLRHQTVRLHRPLTAMRRVLKQFEQRHPADAEHELLPAVSRLNQRFDDLDGDVGTLQERARLLQDEVAAKLAERTNRHLYVLSMITALLLPPSLVAGIFGMNLPGLPFAHGTHGLVFALLLGAASSVAVYLMLRRMGVARST
- the msrB gene encoding peptide-methionine (R)-S-oxide reductase MsrB; this encodes MTTFDLSPPTDAQRERLIADLSDEERRVLLNHGTEAPFCGVFLDNKQDGVYTCRLCGLPLFRSSAKFDSGTGWPSFFQPVDEAHVGRIRDSSYGMVRTEIVCARCHSHLGHVFPDGPPPTGERHCLNSASLAFTPNGEALPDLLQRGGAEAQPAG